One window of Streptomyces sp. NBC_00273 genomic DNA carries:
- a CDS encoding SMI1/KNR4 family protein: protein MTALISESWTRIENWLAEHAPATYSALAPPADPADIVAAERVIGRPLLKPLRMSLLRHDGLVGHGFSLLPGFYRPLSAREIVVEWQSWARYYDKPTVDGIGEEELDYDFMRIGSSFYMYGHPQVIPIARDICGGLLVLDHRPEIDRGRVHNADAEEGISRQSHEMWTSLPVLMETIATSLETNQPLDRDMPVVDEDQRLRWDSISLQS from the coding sequence ATGACAGCATTGATCAGTGAGTCCTGGACCCGAATCGAGAACTGGCTGGCCGAGCACGCCCCAGCAACCTACTCCGCGTTGGCGCCGCCCGCGGACCCGGCGGACATCGTCGCAGCCGAACGCGTCATCGGACGGCCCCTGCTGAAGCCCTTGAGGATGTCTCTGTTGCGGCACGATGGTCTCGTCGGCCACGGATTTTCGCTGCTTCCAGGGTTCTACAGACCGCTGAGTGCGCGCGAGATAGTGGTTGAGTGGCAAAGCTGGGCCCGCTACTACGACAAGCCTACGGTGGACGGGATAGGCGAGGAGGAGTTGGACTACGACTTCATGAGGATCGGGTCCAGCTTCTACATGTACGGACATCCGCAGGTGATCCCCATCGCGCGGGACATCTGCGGAGGGCTCCTCGTACTGGACCACCGTCCCGAGATCGACCGGGGGCGCGTCCACAATGCTGACGCAGAGGAAGGCATTTCGCGTCAGTCGCATGAGATGTGGACGTCCCTGCCAGTGCTCATGGAGACGATCGCTACGTCGCTCGAGACCAACCAACCCCTCGACCGCGACATGCCCGTAGTGGACGAGGATCAAAGGCTCCGCTGGGACTCCATATCTCTGCAGAGTTGA